The DNA region TGGTTATCTCATTAGTCACGTCAGAATGGATGGTGCACAACTACCAAGTATTGAGCATGCTATACATAAAGCAAAGACAAGTGCACTATTTAAAAAATCAACCATAGAACTCCAAAAAGACAGTGAGCCTGGTGGCTCACTGTTTGGACTTAATAATACTTTGGACAATACGGTTATTGTATTTGCAGGTGGAGAACCCATTAAATTAAAGCATATTGTAGTTGGTGCAATTGGAATTAGTGGAGGAACAGCGGAGCAAGATCAGGCAGTAGCTTCATTCGCGGTAGAAAAATATAATTATAACGTAAAATAGTAATGAATTTAAAAGTTGTAAAACCTTACTAAAATACAATTTATATCGAACTATTTTCTAGTCTCAATGTAAATGAAGGAGAAATATATTTATTCATTAAAAATTGTAAGCCATGGATACGAATAAAATAAATCAACCAGACGAAGAAACTTTGCATACCACTGATCCTCAAGAGCACATGAAAGGCCCAGTTTCTTCTATTGTAAATAAAGTTGCAGAAATAGTTGATCCTAAAGACCCTGTTGAGGAAAATTCAAATACAATCATAGTAAAAACATTTCAAGAAGTAAAAGGTACTGTAGATGAAACTCTATATAAGCAAAAATTGGAACAACTCCTTCATGATCATTCTGAATATTTATTGGGAGACCTTAAAAGTAAAATAATCGAAAACCCAGATGAATATGTAGAAGTACAGGATAATAAAGGAGAAATTCATTTAAAATTTAAAGTTAAACCTTAATAATTATATTTTGTAACGTATACAGAATAGTTAGTGAAACTATAATTTTAGCACTATTTAATTCAATTAAATAGTGCTCTTCTTATTCAGGTAAGTCGTTTAGATACTCCTCAACTTTCGTCCTTTTTTTCAAATCATCCTTATTTGTTAAATCCAATTGTTAAGTTGTTATGGAAATATAACTATTTTCGGAACTGCCCGTCTATATGTTCCTTCCTCAGAGGGATTCAGAACTGATACGGAATATCTTTGTCGAATAGTAATGTTATGGGTCATATAGATGACTGATTAATAGAAGGCCAGTCAACAACCGAACTAAAAATATACATAACTAAATATTATTTTCAATTTCTAGTCTAGAAAAAGAAAGCAGACTAAAAATATTGCTTGTTTAGGACAAAAACAAGAAAGGATATTATAGCAATCGATAAAACGATCATCAATAATTTTTTATTTTGATCATTTTTATGAACAAACACAGCACCAGTCATCATTATAAAGAAACCAATAGCTGAAATAGGTGTCAAAATGGGATAAATTTGTAATAATTTTGGCAAAATGAGACCAAATACACCTAACAATTGAAAAATGCCTAACAATCTATTGATAACTACACTATTGCCAGGTTTTAATTGATGTCTTTCTATCAATATTGTAGCAGAAAGTCGCATATTATCCAAGGCTGGCTTTATAAAAAACAATGCAATTATAATCTGTAAAATCCAAGATAAAATATCCAACATAATCTCAACTTTAATTAAATATATAGGTTTTTACAAGATATATATAATGATTTAAGATTCTACGATTTCTTTTTCAACTAAATTGATTCCATTAAAAATGTAAAAGATTAAGTATAGCGTAACAATACCAAAACATAGTATTTGCAGATAAAAAAGTTTGTCAGATAAATGTTCTATATCACTAATAGATTTACTTGTAATGATTTGGTTAGGTGAACTGCTAACTATTTTCGAATACTGAATCAACTGTTGACCTAATACATCTCTACGATAAGAACAAATAAAAATAGATAAAAATGAAAATACAAAAAGAGTTTCATTTAGGTGATATTTTCGTAAAAAGTTACTCATAAGATTGTTTTTTAAGGTGATAAAATGAACAGAATCATCGAGAAACCAAATCATAAATTGCGCTGTAAAAATAATGAACTATATTGACATTTATCAATGCAATTAAAAATAATTTATTTACAAGTTAGAAAATATTAAAATATAGATTAGGATATCTGTTAAATAGTGCCGGCTCCAAAAAGATAATATCTTTTTGGAGCCGGACTTATATTTTGAATATGAATTATTCTTAGCAAATGTAAATGGCTTATTTAAACTGATTATGAATAGATTGTCAAACAATTGTGAAATTTATAAAACGATTATATTTTCTTTTCTAGAAATACCTCAATGATAAATATCTGTTTAATTGTTTTTGATTGGTATAGTGTTTGCGATTATATCTATAACGATTGATTGTATAGTATAATAAATGTCATCAAAAAAACACCAGAAAGAAAAGCTATTTTCCATTATCAATTTATAACCATAAAATAGATTTACTATGAATAAGACATACGAACAAGTAAAAAATACGATCGAATACAATATGTATAAGGAAGCACTGGAATATTTTTTACAGACAAACGGTGCAGATATTGCTCCTAATATAAAAGAGCAAATAAGGAATAACCCAGATGATTATGTTTTATTTGGAGAAAGCGAAGATGGATTAGAGGTAAGTCTGAAAAATACAAATACACATGAACTATAATACACAAAAAATATACAACAGAATTATTATTCAAATGTGGTAATTATTATTAAAAAATTAATTCACTTCCATTAAGTAAAAAATAATATTACATAAATTGTAATGACTAATTGGTGTTGGCGCGACGGCATCATTTTTATCGCAAAAAAAATGATATGATTTACTAAAAAGCATCTCAGTTGTCCAATTTACTTTAGGTGCTTTATCTTTCATAAAACAGTATGATTTAGGATTGTGTGCATATTATGATGAATACTATGGCTTAATAACTAAACATAACCGAAGTTGTGATGATCAAATTTTGCAAATAAGATTAGTATTAGTCTTGATTATTTGCAGTTATAGATATATCAAATAAAAAAGAAGTTATGAATTTAACTCCATAACTTCTTGATTTTCAAGTGTCCCGGATTGGATTCGAACCAATGACCTACTGCTTAGAAGGCAGTTGCTCTATCCAGCTGAGCTACCGAGACGGGAGCGCAAAAGTAGTAGATTTATTTTAACATTCCAAACTCTTTTTCTGTTTTTTTATGAAAATATATTTATCAAAATTCCTATTTTTTTAGCATTTTTCTTTTTACACAAAAAATGTGGACAAGCGATTTTTTATAGCGGAAAACTTTTTTAAATTGTTTATAAGTCATCTTTTGTCGTGTATAACACCAACTTTTCGGTGGATTATCTGTTAATCCTTGGTGGAATAAATAATCCATAAAACAAAGTTTTTTCACAACTTTGTTGGGCTTATATTCGCTGCTCTAGTAATTTTTAAAGATTGCTTTTCAATATTGGTTTTTTAATTTTTTCGGATATAAATGGATAATTTTTCTAATATAAATAAGGATAACAAAGAACGTAAAGTTGTAAGAAGAAAATCGACTACAGATCTTAACCCAATGGTGTTTGGCAAAGTACCACCGCAGGCGAAAGATTTGGAAGAAGCGGTTTTGGGGGCTGTGATGTTAGAAAAAGGTGCATTTGATAATGTGATAGAGGTAATTCGCTCAGAATGTTTCTATTTCGATGCACACCAAAAAATCTTCAAAGCATTTGAAAAATTAGCAGGTCAAAGTTTACCTATTGATATTTTAACTGTCGTTGAGCAGTTAAAAAAAGATGGTGATTTAGAAGAGGTTGGCGGACCATATTATGTATCCAAATTGACGAATGTTGTTGCGTCTACGGCCAATATCTTAACGCATGCTCAGATAATCTTACAAAAATTTATACAACGTGAATTGATTCGTATCAGTGGAGAGATTATCAAAACTGCATATGAAGATAGCACAGATGTATTTGACTTATTGGATGAGGCCGAACAAAAAATGTTCAATATCACCAATAATTATTTGAAAAAGAATTATGACGAAATTGGTGATGCATTAGCAAAAGCAATCGAAAGAATTGACAAATTGCGTATGCAAACGGATGATATATCTGGAGTACCAAGTGGCTTTCCTAGTTTGGATAAAGTTACCTATGGTTGGCAACCTTCAGATTTAGTCATTCTTGCCGCACGTCCAGCGGTTGGTAAGACAGCATTTGCCTTAAATTTAATTAGAAACGCCGCATTAAATCCACGCAAACCTACACCTGTGGCCTTCTTCTCACTAGAAATGAGTGCTGCACAGTTGGTGCAGCGTATTTTGTCTGCGGAAAGCGAAATTCCTTTGGAAAAAATCGCACGTGGTAAATTAGAAGATTATGAATACAAACAATTGAACTTAAAAGGTGTAAAGCGCTTGGAAGCCGCACCTATTTATATAGATGATACTGCCGCTTTGAATATATTTGAATTTAGAGCAAAAGCACGTCGTTTGGTTAACAAACATGGCGTAAGTATGATCATCATTGATTATTTGCAATTGATGAGTGGTAGCGGAGACAAGAATACAAACCGTGAACAAGAAATCAGTACCATTTCTAGAAACTTAAAAGTCCTTGCAAAAGAGTTAAGTATCCCGATCATCGCATTGAGTCAGTTGAGTCGTGCCGTGGAAACAAGAAAGGAAAGCAAGATTCCTCAGTTGAGTGACTTACGTGAATCTGGTGCGATCGAGCAAGATGCCGATATGGTAATGTTCATCTACCGTCCAGAATACTATGAAATCGGTACAAATGAAATGGGCGAAAGTACACATGGAGAAACCCATATTAAAATAGCAAAACACAGAAATGGTTCTTTGGAAACCGTAAAATTACAAGCTAAACTAGAAATTCAAAAATTTGTAGAAGTGGAAGATGGTGGATTTTCTGGTGGAGGTAATTGGAAGCCATTGGGACAAGAAAGTGGCGGAAATGATTTTAACGATGGCAATGATGGCGGTGCAAAATTTTTCATACAGCAGAGTAAAATGAACAACGGAAATTTCGAACAACCGAACGGTAATATTCCCGAAAATCCGTTTTAATGTTGACAATTATCTTAGTTTCCTTATTTTTATGCCGCACATTACCATTTTTAAATTGGAAATAGAGACTAATGAAATATAAAATAATTTTTGCATGTAGTATTGTGTTCCTATTGCTAACGCAACACAAAGTACATGCGCAAATGCGTTTTGATTCGGTTTTAAATAATTATGCAGCAAATTACCAGACTGAAAAAGTCTATTTTCAATTAGACAAGCCAGCTTATGGAGTAGGTGATACTGTGTGGTTCAAGGGATATGTCATGGCGGGCATCACTCCTACTGAAAAAAGTAAAAATCTTTATATCGACTTCAGTGACGTAAAAGGTAAAGTACTAGCACATCTTGTATACCCAATTATTATGGGTGGAGCATTCGGACAATTCACCGTTCCGGATTCCTTGACTGGAAAGTTTTTACATATGCGCGGCTATACCAATTGGATGCGCAATTTTGATTCTGCCTTTTTTTATGAAAAAGACATTCGTATCATTAAAAGTGACCCTAATGTAGTCAAAGTGCAACCCAAACAACAAACATCAATTACCTTTTTCCCAGAAGGAGGAAATTTCGTTGCAGGAATAAAGGCAAATATAGCTTTCAAAGCAACGGATCAATTTGGAATTCCTGTAGATGTAAATGGTGAGGTTGTAGATAGTAAAAATGCTAATGTTGGCGAATTTAAATCTAAACATGACGGAATGGGCGTATTTTCGATCTTCCCTTCTGCAAATGAAAAATACAAAGCTATCTGGACGGATGCTAACAAGGTGAAACATGAAACGGAATTGCCAAATATTTCCAATTCTGGCGTAGTATTACAACTGGCCAATATTGGAAAAAATAAAGCATTTCTAATTTCAAGAACCGATAATGTTCCGGCCGAACAAAAGGAATTACATATACTTGCGACTATACAACAACAGCCGGTTTATTTGGCTAACATCAATCTTGAAACGAAAAATTCTATTGGTGGTAGTTTTGATGCTTCAGAGATGCCTGCAGGTGTAATGATTGTTACGATTTTGGATAAAAATTATGTACCGCTTGCAGAGCGAATTACATTCGTAGATAATTTAGCCGAAGCAAAAGTGGAACCAGAATTAGGATTTACAAAAATTGGGTTAAATAAAAGAGCGGCAAATGAGGTGGTTGTAAATCTTCCAGATTCTAATATTGCAAACTTATCTTTATCAATTACGGATGCTGAACTTGGCATTGATAGTTCGTCCAATATTGTTTCCCAATTATTAATGTCTGATGATATTAAAGGGCGAGTTTACCATCCATTATATTATTTTTCAGATACGACAAAAGAAATCAAAAATAATTTAGAATTGGTCATGATGACCAATGGTTGGAGAAAATATAATTGGGATAAAATTGCAGCAGGCGAATTTCCTAAAATTAATTATCCAGTAGATACTAGTTATCTTACGCTTTCTGGAAAAATATTTGGTGCAACACCAGATCAAATTCGCACTGCAGGTGAAATAATTTTATTGGCAACGCCTACAGGTCAGAATAAGAATACGAAATTTATTCCAATGACCGTAAAGCCAGATGGCACTTTTAATGATCCCAATGCACTTTTCTTTGATTCCCTTTCTGTAAGATATCAATTTGCCAAAAAGAAAAATTTTGCGGATCAAGTTTCTGTAAAATTTATGAATAACAGAATATTACCGCCATTAAATATATTTCCAGATAAACAAAATTTAGCCTTCTTGATGATGACAGATACTTCTGGAGAAGCTAGATTAAAATATATGTTAGCAGAACAATATCGTATTGCTCAATTAGCTAAAACGAAAACATTGGAAGATGTAACCGTCCATACGAAGGCAAAATCACCATTAGAAATCATGGATGATAAATACACTTCAGGTATGTTTAAAGGTGGTGATGCACAAGAGTTTAACCTTGTAAATGATATGGTAGCACAGACATCTATGAATATCTTACAATATTTGCAAGGTCGTGTTGCAGGTTTACAAATCAGTAATCCGACTAGTAATCCATCTATGACTTGGAGAGGTGGTACCCCACAAATTTATTTGGATGAAATGCCTGTTGATGTTAATATGATCCAAAATATGCCTGTTACGGATATGGCGTATTTAAAAGTATTTCGTCCTCCATTTATGGGCGGCTTTGGAGGTGGAAGTGGTGGAGCTATTGCCATTTACACAAAAAGAGGGGACGAAAGGGCTGCTTCTTCAGATGCAAAAGGTCTTCCTGGTCAGTTAATCGCAGGTTATTCAAGTATCAAAGAGTTTTATGTTCCCAATTATGATGATTTGAATGTTGATTGGAACAAACCCGACCTTCGTACCACTTTGTATTGGGTACCATCTATCCTAACAGGTCCAAACAATAAAATGGTCAGAATGAAATTTTTCAACAACGACTACACGCACTCTTTTAGAGTTGTATTGGAAGGAATGGCGAGCGATGGACGATTGATACATGTAGAAAAAGTAATCGAATAATTTATAAAAATAAAATATGGCGCAAGAATTAAATCCTAATGAAAACCAATTGAATATCGAAATAAGTGAGGAAGTTGCAGAAGGAACTTATTCTAATTTGGCAATCATTTCTCACAGCCAAGCTGAATTTATCATGGATTTTGTGAATATAATGCCAGGAACACCTAAGAGCAAAGTCAAATCTCGTATTGTCATGACTCCAATGCATGCCAAAAGATTTATGAAAGCATTAAGTGACAATATCCTTAATTTTGAACGCGAAAATGGGAAAATCAATGATTTGAATGAAAATGAATTATTGATGAACTTTGGTGGTCCCACAGCACAAGCGTAGTTTTTAATTTAGATAGAAAGAAGATACAATTATTATGAGTTTAGGTACATTTCACTATTCCAGACCGCAAAATGAACCAACATATTCTTATGCTCCTGGAACGAAAGAAAGAATTGCTTTGCAAGAAGCAATCAAAGCATTGAAAAGTAAAGAAGTAGAGATTCCGATGTATATCGGTGCAGAAGAAGTAACTACGGGCAAAAAAATTGCAATTCATCCTCCACACGAGATTGCGCATACTTTAGGCTATTTCCATTTTGGAGATACTTCTCATGTTGAAAAAGCAATTGAAGCAGCAAAGGCAGCAAAACCTAATTGGGAAAATATGCCTTGGGAGGAAAGAGCTGCGATATTTTTACGAGCAGCAGATTTATTTGCAACGAAATATAGATTTGAATTGAATGCAGCAACAATGTTGTGCCAAAGTAAAAACCCATTTCAAGCGGAAATTGATGCAGGAAATGAATTGGTTGACTTCTTGAGATTCAATGTACATTTCTTAAGTGAAATCTATGCAGAACAACCGGCTTCTTCTACCGGAACTTATAACCGTACAGAATGGCGTCCATTAGAAGGCTTTGTATTAGCAGTAACTCCATTCAACTTTACTGCGATTGCTGGGAATTTACCATGTGCGCCAGCACTTTGTGGAAATACAGTTGTATGGAAACCTGCAGATGCGCAAGTTTACAGTGCACAGATTGTAATGAAAGTGTTGAAAGAAGCTGGATTGCCAGATGGTGTTATCAACTTAATTTACGTGGATGGTAAAGAATTAGGAGATGTTTGTTTCTCTCACCATGATTTTGCTGGTGTGCATTTCACTGGTTCGTCTGCAGTATTCAAAACTATTTGGAAGAATATCGGAACAAACGTTGATAAATTCAGAACCTTCCCAAGAATCGTAGGAGAAACTGGCGGTAAAGATTTCGTTTTAATTCATAAATCTGCGGCTGTTGATTCTTCTGTTGTGGCGTTAGCAAGAGGTGCATTTGAATACCAAGGACAAAAATGTTCTGCGGCTTCAAGAGCGTATATACCTTCTAATCTTGCAGATGAGATTTTGGAAAAATTAGTAGCTATGGTGAAAACTTTCACTATCGGAACTGTTGAAGATTTTTCAAATTATATTAACGCCGTAATACACGAGCAAAGCTTTGATAAAATTGCATCTTATATTGAAACTGCGAAAGCTGCTTCTGATGCGGAAATTATCGTTGGAGGTACGTATGACAAATCCAAAGGTTACTTCGTCTCTCCTACTGTGATCAAAACAACAAATAAAGATTTCGTTACGCTAAGCGAAGAAATATTCGGGCCTGTTTTGACAGTTTATGTATATGATGAAAATGAATTTGAAGAAATCATCAAAGTAGTTGATTCAACTTCTCCTTATGCACTTACTGGTTCTATTTTAGCGACGGATAGAAATGCAGTGGCTTATGCAACACAACATTTGAGAAATGCCGCAGGTAACTTCTATGTAAATGATAAACCAACCGGTGCGGTAGTGGGGCAACAACCTTTCGGTGGTGCTAGAGCATCTGGTACAAATGATAAAGCGGGTAGCAAATTGAATATGTACAGATGGTTGAGCGCACGTAGTATTAAGGAAACTTTTAATCCTCCAACAGATTATACATATCCATTTTTACAGAAAGATTAGTTTAATCTTTTACATATTCAAATGCGGAATTCTTCTAGATGCTCCCAATATTGGAAACGCAAAAAATTCCGCATTTTTTTTCTATTCATATGCCTAAAGAATTGTGGCCAACATTCACAGAATATTTAAATGAAAAAATAATAGAAAGTGAATCACTAATTGATGAAATAAAGCAAGCGTATCATTTTTATACAGAAACATTGCAAAAAATAAGGCTATTGAAATAATCAATAGCCTTATAAAATCATTGTACAGAATTTAACCACTGAACTGCATCATGCAGCATATCAGGATTGATCGTATGATTGTCGTGATATGTATGAAAATCTGGATGCAAACCCAAACTATCCAAATAACTCACAGCATCTGTAGCAAATGGATAATGTAGCACTTGGTCTTCTTTTCCATGAGAAATGAAAATTTGTAATTTTTTCAATCTTTCCGGGGACGCAACTAATGGTTTTACTTCGGGCAAAAGACGACCACTCATTACAGCGATACCTTTTATTTTTTCTGGTTCTGTCAACGCAACACTATAACTCATAATACCGCCTTGACTAAATCCAAGCAGATATACTTCATTTTCATCAAAATTTTGTTCGCTTTTCAAATCTTTGATGAATTTTAAAATCGTTTTTCGAGCAGCTTCTGCTTGATTTTCATTAATTACTGGACGTCCTGTGGAAAAATCCACTTGAAACCAAGCATAACTTCCAGGTCCAAATGTTAATGGACCTCGAGCAGAAACTACTAAAAATTTATCTGGTAGACTATCTGCAAATGAAAACATATTTGCATCATTACTACCTACGCCGTGCAACAAAATCAATAAGGGAGGTTTTTCCGTTTTGATTTTTGGATTACGAACTAAGTAATGCAATTGAGGTTTCTCTATAGTTGAATTAGACATTTTGTGTTGAATTAATAAGTAAATAGGAATCAAAAAAATGAGCAGTAGAAATTTCATTAGGCTCTTTCTATTTTAACAGAAAGCATATTTAAAGAACCTGCTACCAAACCATCATTAAAAATAGTCGTCTTTTCATCTTTTTCTTGTAAGGATAAAGCGTACAACAGCGGAATATAGTGCTCTGGTGTAGGAATGGATAATTGAAAATCGCGACCTTGTTTGTCATAATTGATCAACGCTTGATGGTCTTTATTTTCAATTAATTGTTTCATTTTTTCATTTGCAGAAAAAGCCCATTCGTATGCATAACCAGGTTCGGACATTTTATCCCAAGCCGCCATTCTTAAATTATGCACCGTATTGCCACTGCCAATAATCAAAACTCCTTTATTCCTTAATTTACTCAATTCTTTACCTAATGTATAGTGATAAGATGCTGGTTGTGTATAATCGATACTCATCTCAATGACGGGAATTTTAGCATCGGGATATAAATGTTTTACCACGGTCCAGCAACCATGATCCAACCCCCATTGGTCCGTAATACCCACATGTGTGGACGTAATTAATTCAGAAGTTTCTTTGGCTAATTCGGGACTTCCAGGTGCAGGATATTGTACATCAAAAAGCGCCTTTGGAAAACCACCAAAATCATGAATCGTTTCTGGATGTTCCATTCCTGTAACAAAAGTGCCACGCGTCTCCCAATGCGCAGAAATACACAAAATCATTTTTGGAGTAGGAATTTCTTTCGCAACTTTTTGAAAACCATGAACAAATACATTGTCTTCAATTGCATTCATCGGATTACCATGTCCCAAAAACAAAACAGGCATTCTTTCCGTATTAGGTAAATTGCTAGATATCGCTTGTAAATTATTTAATTTCATCATTGCTCCTCCTATGGGAAGTATTGTCAATAATTTTAAAAAATCTTTTCTATGCATCTTATCATTTTTAAGATTTTCTCATTTGAAAATACTCGTTTAAAAATTTTATAATGCAAAGTTCGGACGAAATACTAGCGCAATGGTAATACAATTCAGAAGAATCGTTGTGTTATTGGGAAATGAGCTTGCGCATAGCTAAACGAAATTCGGATGGAGATTGTCCTGATTTCTTTTTGAATGCATGTGTAAAATAGGTTTTCTCATTGTATCCCAATTCAAATCCGATCTCGGCTATCGTTTTGTCCGTCGTGATAAGAAGATTTTTAGCTTCGATTAATTTGCGTGTATCGATAATTTCTGAAACACTTTGTTGCAATATATTTTGACAAATAAGATTGAGATTTCTCGTTGTCATAAATAATTTGTCTGCATAAAATTGCACACTTTCGGGAGATTTATAGTTCAATTCGAGCAAATGAAGGAAATTTTTGAATGTGATACTTTGTGTTTTTTTCAATTCTTCATTGCCAACATTTTGCTTTCTTTTTTCAGATTCGATCATCGTAAATAAGGCACTCAATAACTGTCTAATGACCGCCAAATCTGGCGCAGATTGATGGTATTCCTGATAAATAAGCTGAGCTATTATTGTTAATCGCTTAAAACAGTCATTGTCCTGCAAACAAATATTTGCATTTTCATGATAATAAGAATAAAGTTGAAAAGTCGTCTCTGGAATAAATTCACTTTTGAAACGCATCACCCACATTTCACATTCACCATGTAACGCGGAAGGTTGTACCCGATGCACTTTACCACGCGTAACAAAACTTACAAATGGCGCTTTGAAAATCTGAGATTTAAAATCAATAAAATGTTCTAATTCGCCTTTTACTCCGATTATTAATTCTTCAAAATCATGATTATGCGGCGTATTTGTTTCTCGTTCAATCTTTTCCGCATCTGCAGCAGACAATTGAAATATTTTAAATAATTCTGTCATTTCTACAATTCAAGGCAATGTAATAAAATTACGGTTAATATTTAAAAAATCGTCCTCTTTATCAAAAATTAGACCAAAAAAATATATTTTAGTCAATTCTTTGATATTTATGTAAAATTCTCCTTAATTTTATCCCGGTTAATAGAAAAAATTATGGCCCTTAGTCAAGCATTACAACAGAAACAACTTCAGAAATTATCTCCACAACAAATTCAGTTAATGAAATTGTTGCAA from Rhizosphaericola mali includes:
- the pruA gene encoding L-glutamate gamma-semialdehyde dehydrogenase, with protein sequence MSLGTFHYSRPQNEPTYSYAPGTKERIALQEAIKALKSKEVEIPMYIGAEEVTTGKKIAIHPPHEIAHTLGYFHFGDTSHVEKAIEAAKAAKPNWENMPWEERAAIFLRAADLFATKYRFELNAATMLCQSKNPFQAEIDAGNELVDFLRFNVHFLSEIYAEQPASSTGTYNRTEWRPLEGFVLAVTPFNFTAIAGNLPCAPALCGNTVVWKPADAQVYSAQIVMKVLKEAGLPDGVINLIYVDGKELGDVCFSHHDFAGVHFTGSSAVFKTIWKNIGTNVDKFRTFPRIVGETGGKDFVLIHKSAAVDSSVVALARGAFEYQGQKCSAASRAYIPSNLADEILEKLVAMVKTFTIGTVEDFSNYINAVIHEQSFDKIASYIETAKAASDAEIIVGGTYDKSKGYFVSPTVIKTTNKDFVTLSEEIFGPVLTVYVYDENEFEEIIKVVDSTSPYALTGSILATDRNAVAYATQHLRNAAGNFYVNDKPTGAVVGQQPFGGARASGTNDKAGSKLNMYRWLSARSIKETFNPPTDYTYPFLQKD
- a CDS encoding AraC family transcriptional regulator; this encodes MTELFKIFQLSAADAEKIERETNTPHNHDFEELIIGVKGELEHFIDFKSQIFKAPFVSFVTRGKVHRVQPSALHGECEMWVMRFKSEFIPETTFQLYSYYHENANICLQDNDCFKRLTIIAQLIYQEYHQSAPDLAVIRQLLSALFTMIESEKRKQNVGNEELKKTQSITFKNFLHLLELNYKSPESVQFYADKLFMTTRNLNLICQNILQQSVSEIIDTRKLIEAKNLLITTDKTIAEIGFELGYNEKTYFTHAFKKKSGQSPSEFRLAMRKLISQ
- a CDS encoding alpha/beta hydrolase, whose protein sequence is MSNSTIEKPQLHYLVRNPKIKTEKPPLLILLHGVGSNDANMFSFADSLPDKFLVVSARGPLTFGPGSYAWFQVDFSTGRPVINENQAEAARKTILKFIKDLKSEQNFDENEVYLLGFSQGGIMSYSVALTEPEKIKGIAVMSGRLLPEVKPLVASPERLKKLQIFISHGKEDQVLHYPFATDAVSYLDSLGLHPDFHTYHDNHTINPDMLHDAVQWLNSVQ
- the ygiD gene encoding 4,5-DOPA-extradiol-dioxygenase — encoded protein: MHRKDFLKLLTILPIGGAMMKLNNLQAISSNLPNTERMPVLFLGHGNPMNAIEDNVFVHGFQKVAKEIPTPKMILCISAHWETRGTFVTGMEHPETIHDFGGFPKALFDVQYPAPGSPELAKETSELITSTHVGITDQWGLDHGCWTVVKHLYPDAKIPVIEMSIDYTQPASYHYTLGKELSKLRNKGVLIIGSGNTVHNLRMAAWDKMSEPGYAYEWAFSANEKMKQLIENKDHQALINYDKQGRDFQLSIPTPEHYIPLLYALSLQEKDEKTTIFNDGLVAGSLNMLSVKIERA
- a CDS encoding DoxX family protein, translating into MLDILSWILQIIIALFFIKPALDNMRLSATILIERHQLKPGNSVVINRLLGIFQLLGVFGLILPKLLQIYPILTPISAIGFFIMMTGAVFVHKNDQNKKLLMIVLSIAIISFLVFVLNKQYF
- a CDS encoding DUF3467 domain-containing protein — translated: MAQELNPNENQLNIEISEEVAEGTYSNLAIISHSQAEFIMDFVNIMPGTPKSKVKSRIVMTPMHAKRFMKALSDNILNFERENGKINDLNENELLMNFGGPTAQA
- a CDS encoding GlcG/HbpS family heme-binding protein, which codes for MSHVRMDGAQLPSIEHAIHKAKTSALFKKSTIELQKDSEPGGSLFGLNNTLDNTVIVFAGGEPIKLKHIVVGAIGISGGTAEQDQAVASFAVEKYNYNVK
- the dnaB gene encoding replicative DNA helicase, whose translation is MDNFSNINKDNKERKVVRRKSTTDLNPMVFGKVPPQAKDLEEAVLGAVMLEKGAFDNVIEVIRSECFYFDAHQKIFKAFEKLAGQSLPIDILTVVEQLKKDGDLEEVGGPYYVSKLTNVVASTANILTHAQIILQKFIQRELIRISGEIIKTAYEDSTDVFDLLDEAEQKMFNITNNYLKKNYDEIGDALAKAIERIDKLRMQTDDISGVPSGFPSLDKVTYGWQPSDLVILAARPAVGKTAFALNLIRNAALNPRKPTPVAFFSLEMSAAQLVQRILSAESEIPLEKIARGKLEDYEYKQLNLKGVKRLEAAPIYIDDTAALNIFEFRAKARRLVNKHGVSMIIIDYLQLMSGSGDKNTNREQEISTISRNLKVLAKELSIPIIALSQLSRAVETRKESKIPQLSDLRESGAIEQDADMVMFIYRPEYYEIGTNEMGESTHGETHIKIAKHRNGSLETVKLQAKLEIQKFVEVEDGGFSGGGNWKPLGQESGGNDFNDGNDGGAKFFIQQSKMNNGNFEQPNGNIPENPF